The following are encoded together in the Salvia hispanica cultivar TCC Black 2014 chromosome 6, UniMelb_Shisp_WGS_1.0, whole genome shotgun sequence genome:
- the LOC125194170 gene encoding xyloglucan endotransglucosylase protein 1-like, with product MAASILAFLSAFLALACLTAADFYRDTVTTFGDGRAKILEGGRGFSLSLDQSSGSGFQSKNEFLFGRFDMQLKLIPGNSAGTVTTFYLSSQGPGHDEIDFEFLGNSSGNPYTVHTNVYSEGKGDKEQQFHLWFDPTAAFHTYTIVWSPNKIIFLVDNSPIRVFNNHGSSGVAFPTNQPMRVYCSLWNADDWATQGGRVKTDWAHAPFTAYYRNFNIGSCAAGTPCATQELDAKARNRLRWVQQKHMVYNYCADSNRFPQGSSLECKRSRF from the exons ATGGCAGCATCAATTCTAGCATTCCTCTCAGCCTTTCTTGCCTTAGCCTGCTTGACCGCCGCCGATTTCTACCGCGACACCGTCACCACATTTGGCGATGGCCGCGCCAAGATACTTGAAGGCGGCCGCGGCTTCTCCCTCTCCCTCGACCAATCCTCTGGCTCCGGTTTCCAATCCAAGAACGAGTTCTTATTCGGCCGCTTCGACATGCAGCTCAAACTCATCCCGGGAAACTCAGCCGGAACCGTCACCACTTTCTAT tTGTCGTCTCAAGGCCCGGGCCACGATGAAATAGACTTCGAATTTCTTGGAAATTCAAGCGGAAATCCCTACACAGTTCACACAAATGTGTACTCAGAAGGCAAAGGCGACAAAGAGCAGCAGTTCCATCTCTGGTTTGACCCCACCGCCGCCTTCCACACCTACACCATCGTCTGGAGCCCCAACAAAATCAT ATTCCTAGTGGACAACAGCCCTATCAGAGTGTTCAACAACCACGGTAGCTCGGGCGTGGCCTTCCCCACAAACCAGCCGATGAGGGTATACTGCAGCCTCTGGAATGCGGACGACTGGGCTACGCAGGGCGGCCGCGTGAAGACCGACTGGGCCCATGCTCCATTCACCGCTTACTACAGAAACTTCAACATCGGCTCGTGCGCAGCCGGAACGCCCTGCGCGACCCAGGAGCTCGACGCGAAGGCGAGAAACAGGCTCAGATGGGTTCAGCAGAAACACATGGTTTACAATTACTGCGCAGATTCCAACAGATTCCCTCAGGGATCTTCTCTCGAGTGCAAGCGCTCCAGATTTTAA